From one Nilaparvata lugens isolate BPH chromosome 2, ASM1435652v1, whole genome shotgun sequence genomic stretch:
- the LOC120349978 gene encoding neuronal acetylcholine receptor subunit beta-2-like, with translation MSLTCWLVIKLYDEFLKWDPSDFEGLNDFTTDTTSIWFPDLSVVNMKSSMHYYYPPGVAVVSPNGEVYTESFPYYQSTCDLDMTNWP, from the exons AAATTGTATGATGAATTTCTCAAGTGGGATCCCAGTGATTTTGAAGGATTGAATGATTTCACTACGGACACAACATCGATCTGGTTTCCTGATCTGAGCGTTGTGAACAT GAAAAGTTCCATGCACTACTATTATCCACCTGGAGTGGCAGTGGTATCTCCTAATGGGGAAGTATACACCGAAAGCTTCCCTTATTACCAGAGCACCTGTGATTTGGACATGACAAATTGGCCATAA